In Candidatus Nealsonbacteria bacterium, one DNA window encodes the following:
- a CDS encoding RluA family pseudouridine synthase, translating into MKIIYQDENLLVIDKPAGWIVFPEDESKNESSIIEETVKDFPELKKVGESPRYGAIHRLDKDTSGVLLIAKNNDSLKFFQEQFQEKKVIKEYWTLCVGRVLDKKGIIDTFMSRAPGDRRKQKAHPPYDLSIKGATRKAVTTYEVLKNFENYTLIKVLPQTGRKHQIRCHMAYLHHPIAGDPLYGFKNQPQPEGLERQFLHARGLKIKMPDGQEREFISELPDDLAKILDKLKKHE; encoded by the coding sequence ATGAAGATAATTTACCAAGACGAAAACCTTTTAGTTATAGATAAGCCAGCTGGGTGGATCGTCTTCCCTGAAGATGAGAGTAAAAATGAATCATCTATCATAGAAGAAACTGTTAAAGATTTTCCTGAGCTTAAAAAAGTTGGGGAAAGCCCAAGATATGGTGCCATTCATCGACTGGATAAAGATACTTCCGGAGTCCTTTTAATCGCCAAGAATAATGATTCTTTGAAATTCTTCCAAGAACAATTCCAAGAAAAGAAGGTTATAAAAGAATACTGGACCCTATGCGTTGGACGAGTGTTGGATAAAAAAGGAATTATAGATACTTTTATGTCTAGAGCACCCGGTGATCGCAGAAAACAAAAGGCACATCCGCCATACGATTTATCGATTAAGGGAGCTACTAGAAAAGCCGTTACTACGTACGAGGTATTGAAAAATTTCGAAAACTATACTTTAATAAAGGTTCTACCTCAAACAGGCAGAAAACACCAGATAAGATGTCACATGGCATATCTCCATCATCCAATAGCTGGAGACCCCTTATATGGATTCAAAAACCAACCACAGCCCGAAGGATTAGAAAGACAATTCCTTCATGCTAGAGGACTGAAAATAAAAATGCCTGACGGTCAAGAAAGAGAATTTATCTCCGAACTTCCGGACGATCTGGCAAAAATATTAGATAAATTAAAAAAACATGAATAA
- the rplS gene encoding 50S ribosomal protein L19: MNKVKKFTEGQLRNDLPEIRIGDTIKLHYKFTEKGKERVQPFEAVVIAKRGEGISTNMTLRGPAAGVMMEKIIPMNSPNITKIEIIKRSKVRRSKLYYLREVFGKRAKLKKKEEAPKDKVEEVTEEK, translated from the coding sequence ATGAATAAAGTTAAAAAATTTACAGAAGGTCAATTAAGAAACGACCTACCTGAAATCAGGATAGGAGACACAATTAAGCTACATTACAAGTTCACTGAAAAAGGAAAAGAAAGAGTTCAGCCTTTTGAAGCAGTTGTGATTGCCAAGAGAGGAGAGGGTATTTCAACTAACATGACTCTAAGAGGTCCTGCAGCTGGAGTTATGATGGAAAAGATAATACCTATGAATTCGCCAAACATAACCAAGATTGAGATCATTAAAAGAAGTAAAGTTAGAAGATCAAAGCTGTACTACCTAAGAGAGGTTTTTGGTAAAAGAGCAAAGTTAAAGAAAAAAGAAGAGGCACCTAAAGATAAGGTTGAAGAAGTTACTGAAGAGAAATAG